From a region of the Pan paniscus chromosome 19, NHGRI_mPanPan1-v2.0_pri, whole genome shotgun sequence genome:
- the LOC103786029 gene encoding myosin-4 isoform X1, which produces MSSDSEMAIFGEAAPFLRKSEKERIEAQNKPFDAKTSVFVVDPKESYVKAIVQSREGGKVTAKTEAGATVTVKEDQVFSMNPPKYDKIEDMAMMTHLHEPAVLYNLKERYAAWMIYTYSGLFCVTVNPYKWLPVYNPEVVTAYRGKKRQEAPPHIFSISDNAYQFMLTDRENQSILITGESGAGKTVNTKRVIQYFATIAVTGEKKKEEPASGKMQGTLEDQIISANPLLEAFGNAKTVRNDNSSRFGKFIRIHFGGTGKLASADIETYLLEKSRVTFQLKAERSYHIFYQIMSNKKPELIEMLLITTNPYDFAFVSQGEITVPSIDDQEELMATDSAVDILGFTADEKVAIYKLTGAVMHYGNMKFKQKQREEQAEPDGTEVADKAAYLTSLNSADLLKSLCYPRVKVGNEFVTKGQTVQQVYNAVGALAKAIYEKMFLWMVTRINQQLDTKQPRQYFIGVLDIAGFEIFDFNSLEQLCINFTNEKLQQFFNHHMFVLEQEEYKKEGIEWEFIDFGMDLAACIELIEKPMGIFSILEEECMFPKATDTSFKNKLYEQHLGKSNNFQKPKPAKGKPEAHFSLVHYAGTVDYNIAGWLDKNKDPLNETVVGLYQKSAMKTLAFLFSGAQTAEAEGGGGKKGGKKKGSSFQTVSALFRENLNKLMTNLRSTHPHFVRCIIPNETKTPGAMEHELVLHQLRCNGVLEGIRICRKGFPSRILYADFKQRYKVLNASAIPEGQFIDSKKASEKLLGSIEIDHTQYKFGHTKVFFKAGLLGTLEEMRDEKLAQLITRTQAICRGFLMRVEFRKMMERRESIFCIQYNIRAFMNVKHWPWMKLYFKIKPLLKSAETEKEMANMKEEFEKTKEELAKTEAKRKELEEKMVTLMQEKNDLQLQVQAEADALADAEERCDQLIKTKIQLEAKIKEVTERAEDEEEINAELTAKKRKLEDECSELKKDIDDLELTLAKVEKEKHATENKVKNLTEEMAGLDENIAKLTKEKKALQEAHQQTLDDLQVEEDKVNTLTKAKTKLEQQVDDLEGSLEQEKKLRMDLERAKRKLEGDLKLAQESTMDIENDKQQLNEKLKKKEFEMSNLQGKIEDEQALAMQLQKKIKDLQARIEELEEEIEAERASRAKAEKQRSDLSRELEEISERLEEAGGATSAQIEMNKKREAEFQKMRRDLEEATLQHEATAAALRKKHADSVAELGEQIDNLQRVKQKLEKEKSELKIEIDDLASNMETVSKAKANFEKMCRTLEDQLSEIKTKEEEQQRLINELSAQKARLHTESGEFSRQLDEKDAMVSQLSRGKQAFTQQIEELKRQLEEETKAKSTLAHALQSARHDCDLLREQYEEEQEAKAELQRGMSKANSEVAQWRTKYETDAIQRTEELEEAKKKLAQRLQDAEEHVEAVNSKYASLEKTKQRLQNEVEDLMIDVERSNAACIALDKKQRNFDKVLAEWKQKYEETQAELEASQKESRSLSTELFKVKNAYEESLDHLETLKRENKNLQQEISDLTEQIAEGGKHIHELEKVKKQLDHEKSELQTSLEEAEASLEHEEGKILRIQLELNQVKSEIDRKIAEKDEELDQLKRNHLRVVESMQSTLDAEIRSRNDALRIKKKMEGDLNEMEIQLNHANRQAAEALRNLRNTQGILKDTQLHLDDAIRGQDDLKEQLAMVERRANLMQAEVEELRASLEQTERSRKMAEQELLDASERVQLLHTQNTSLINTKKKLETDISQIQGEMEDIVQEARNAEEKAKKAITDAAMMAEELKKEQDTSTHLERMKKNMEQTVKDLQHRLDEAEQLALKGGKKQIQKLEARVRELESEVESEQKRNVEAVKGLRKHERRVKELTYQTEEDRKNILRLQDLVDKLQTKVKAYKRQAEEAEEQSNVNLAKFRKLQHELEEAEERADIAESQVNKLRVKSREVHTKVISEE; this is translated from the exons AGACCGAAGCTGGAGCT ACTGTAACTGTGAAAGAAGACCAAGTCTTCTCCATGAACCCTCCCAAATATGACAAGATCGAGGACATGGCCATGATGACTCACCTGCATGAGCCTGCTGTGCTGTATAACCTCAAAGAGCGTTACGCAGCCTGGATGATCTAC ACCTACTCGGGCCTCTTCTGTGTCACCGTCAACCCCTACAAGTGGCTGCCGGTGTACAACCCTGAGGTGGTGACAGCCTACCGAGGCAAAAAGCGCCAGGAGGCCCCACCCCATATCTTCTCCATCTCTGACAATGCCTATCAGTTCATGCTAACTG ATCGTGAAAACCAGTCAATCCTGATTAC TGGAGAATCTGGTGCAGGGAAGACTGTGAACACGAAGCGTGTCATCCAGTACTTTGCAACAATTGCAGTTactggagagaagaaaaaagaggaaccTGCCTCTGGCAAAATGCAG GGGACCCTTGAAGATCAAATCATCAGTGCTAACCCCCTACTGGAAGCCTTCGGCAATGCCAAGACCGTGAGGAATGACAACTCCTCTCGCTTT ggtaAATTCATCAGGATCCATTTTGGTGGCACAGGCAAACTGGCTTCTGCAGATATTGAAACAT ATCTGCTAGAGAAGTCCCGAGTTACTTTTCAGCTAAAGGCTGAAAGAAGCTACCACATATTTTATCAAATCATGTCCAATAAGAAACCAGAGCTCATTG AAATGCTTCTGATCACCACCAACCCATATGACTTCGCATTTGTCAGCCAAGGGGAAATTACTGTGCCCAGCATTGATGACCAGGAAGAGCTGATGGCCACAGAT AGTGCTGTGGACATCCTGGGTTTCACTGCTGATGAAAAGGTGGCCATTTACAAGCTCACTGGAGCCGTGATGCATTACGGGAACATGAAATTCAAGCAAAAGCAAAGGGAAGAGCAGGCAGAGCCAGATGGCACGGAAG TTGCTGACAAAGCTGCTTATCTGACAAGTCTGAACTCTGCTGACCTGCTCAAATCTCTCTGCTATCCCAGAGTCAAGGTCGGCAATGAGTTCGTCACCAAAGGCCAGACTGTGCAGCAG GTGTACAATGCAGTGGGTGCTCTGGCCAAAGCCATCTACGAGAAGATGTTCTTGTGGATGGTCACCCGCATCAACCAGCAGCTGGACACCAAGCAGCCCAGGCAGTACTTCATCGGGGTCTTGGACATTGCTGGTTTTGAGATCTTTGAT TTCAACAGCCTGGAGCAGCTGTGCATCAACTTCACCAACGAGAAACTGCAACAGTTTTTCAACCATCACATGTTCGTGCTGGAGCAGGAGGAGTACAAGAAGGAAGGCATCGAGTGGGAGTTCATTGACTTCGGGATGGACCTGGCTGCCTGCATTGAGCTCATCGAGAAG CCTATGGGCATCTTCTCCATCCTAGAAGAGGAGTGCATGTTCCCCAAGGCAACAGACACCTCCTTCAAGAACAAGCTGTATGAACAACATCTTGGAAAATCCAACAACTTCCAGAAGCCCAAGCCTGCCAAAGGCAAGCCTGAGGCTCACTTCTCACTGGTGCACTATGCCGGCACTGTGGACTACAACATCGCCGGCTGGCTGGACAAAAACAAGGACCCCCTGAATGAGACTGTGGTGGGGCTGTACCAGAAGTCTGCAATGAAGACTCTGGCTTTCCTCTTCTCTGGGGCACAAACTGCTGAAGCAG agggtGGTGGTGGAAAGAAAGGTGGCAAAAAGAAGGGTTCTTCTTTCCAGACAGTGTCAGCTCTTTTCAGG GAGAATTTGAATAAGCTGATGACCAACTTGAGGAGCACTCACCCCCACTTTGTGCGGTGCATCATCCCCAATGAAACTAAAACTCCTG GTGCCATGGAGCATGAGCTTGTCCTGCATCAGCTGAGGTGTAACGGTGTGCTGGAAGGCATCCGCATCTGTAGGAAAGGCTTCCCAAGCAGAATCCTTTATGCAGACTTCAAACAGAG ATACAAGGTTCTAAATGCGAGTGCTATCCCAGAGGGTCAGTTCATTGACAGCAAGAAggcttctgagaaacttctagggTCTATTGAAATTGACCACACCCAGTACAAATTCGGTCATACCAAG GTTTTCTTTAAAGCTGGCCTGCTGGGAACTCTAGAGGAAATGCGAGATGAAAAGCTAGCTCAACTCATCACGCGCACTCAAGCCATATGCAGAGGGTTCCTGATGAGAGTGGAGTTCAGAAAGATGATGGAGAGGAG AGAGTCCATCTTCTGCATTCAGTACAACATCCGTGCTTTCATGAATGTGAAGCACTGGCCCTGGATGAAGCTGTATTTCAAGATCAAGCCCCTCCTCAAGAgtgcagagacagagaaggagatggCCAACATGAAGGAAGAATTTGAGAAAACCAAAGAAGAGCTGGCTAAGACAGAGGCAAAAAGGAAAGAACTAGAAGAAAAGATGGTGACGCTaatgcaagagaaaaatgacttacAACTCCAAGTTCAAGCT GAAGCAGATGCCTTGGCTGATGCAGAGGAAAGATGTGATCAGTTGATTAAAACCAAAATCCAACTTGAGGCCAAAATCAAAGAGGTAACTGAAAGAGCTGAGGATGAGGAAGAGATCAATGCTGAGCTGACAGCTAAGAAGAGGAAACTGGAAGATGAATGTTCAGAGCTCAAGAAAGACATTGATGACCTTGAGCTGACACTGGCCAAGGTAGAGAAGGAGAAACATGCCACAGAGAACAAG GTGAAAAACCTCACAGAAGAGATGGCAGGCCTGGATGAAAACATTGCAAAGCTGACCAAGGAGAAGAAGGCTCTCCAGGAGGCCCACCAGCAGACCCTGGATGACCTGCAGGTGGAGGAGGACAAAGTCAACACCCTGACCAAAGCTAAAACCAAGCTAGAACAGCAAGTGGATGAT CTTGAAGGATCTctggaacaagaaaagaaacTTCGCATGGACTTAGAAAGAGCCAAGAGAAAACTGGAGGGTGACCTAAAATTGGCCCAAGAATCCACAATGGATATAGAAAATGACAAACAGCAACTTAATGAGAAACTCAAAAA GAAAGAGTTTGAAATGAGCAATCTGCAAGGCAAGATTGAAGATGAACAAGCCCTTGCAATGCAGCTACAAAAGAAGATCAAAGACTTACAG GCCCGCAttgaggagctggaggaggaaaTCGAGGCAGAGCGGGCCTCCCGGGCCAAAGCAGAGAAGCAGCGCTCTGACCTCTCCCGGGAGCTGGAGGAGATCAGCGAGAGGCTGGAAGAAGCCGGTGGGGCCACTTCAGCCCAGATTGAGATGAACAAGAAGCGGGAGGCTGAGTTCCAGAAAATGCGCAGGGACCTGGAGGAGGCCACCCTGCAGCACGAAGCCACGGCAGCTGCTCTTCGGAAGAAGCACGCAGATAGTGTGGCTGAGCTTGGGGAGCAGATTGACAACCTTCAGCGGGTCAAGCAGAAGCTGGAGAAGGAAAAGAGTGAGCTGAAGATAGAGATCGATGACCTTGCTAGTAACATGGAGACTGTCTCCAAAGCCAAG GCAAACTTTGAGAAAATGTGCCGCACCCTAGAGGACCAGCttagtgaaataaaaacaaaggaagaagagCAACAACGCTTAATAAATGAGTTGTCAGCCCAGAAGGCACGTTTACACACAGAATCAG GTGAGTTTTCACGACAGCTAGATGAAAAAGATGCTATGGTTTCTCAGCTATCCCGAGGCAAACAAGCATTTACACAACAGATTGAAGAATTAAAGAGGCAGCTAGAAGAGGAGACTAAG GCCAAGAGCACTCTGGCCCATGCCCTGCAGTCAGCCCGCCATGACTGTGACCTGCTGCGGGAACAGTATGAGGAGGAGCAGGAAGCCAAGGCTGAGCTGCAGAGGGGAATGTCCAAGGCCAACAGTGAGGTTGCCCAGTGGAGGACCAAGTACGAGACGGACGCCATCCAGCGCAcagaggagctggaggaggccAA GAAGAAGCTGGCCCAGCGTCTGCAGGATGCAGAAGAACATGTAGAAGCTGTGAATTCCAAATATGCTTCTCTTGAAAAGACAAAGCAGAGGCTACAGAATGAAGTAGAGGACCTCATGATTGATGTGGAACGATCTAATGCTGCCTGCATAGCTCTCGATAAGAAGCAAAGAAACTTTGACAAG GTTCTGGCAGAATGGAAACAGAAGTATGAGGAAACTCAGGCTGAACTTGAGGCCTCCCAGAAGGAGTCGCGTTCTCTCAGCACTGAGCTGTTCAAGGTGAAGAATGCCTATGAGGAATCCCTGGATCATCTTGAAACTCTAAAGCGAGAGAATAAGAACTTACAAC AGGAGATTTCTGACCTGACAGAGCAAATTGCAGAGGGTGGAAAGCATATCCACGAACTggagaaagtaaagaaacaacTTGATCATGAGAAGAGTGAACTACAGACTTCCCTAGAGGAAGCAGAG GCATCTCTTGAGCATGAAGAAGGCAAAATTCTTCGCATTCAACTTGAGCTAAATCAGGTGAAATCTGAGATTGACCGAAAAATTGCTGAAAAAGATGAAGAACTCGATCAGCTAAAGAGGAACCATCTCAGAGTTGTGGAGTCAATGCAGAGTACACTGGATGCTGAGATCAGGAGCAGAAATGATGCTCTGAGGATCAAGAAGAAGATGGAGGGAGATCTTAATGAAATGGAAATCCAGCTGAACCATGCCAACCGCCAGGCTGCTGAGGCACTAAGGAATCTTAGAAACACACAAGGAATACTGAAG GACACTCAGCTACATTTGGATGATGCCATCAGAGGCCAAGATGACCTTAAGGAACAACTGGCAATGGTTGAGCGCAGAGCTAACCTGATGCAGGCTGAAGTTGAAGAGCTCAGGGCATCCCTGGAACAGACtgagagaagcaggaaaatggcAGAGCAAGAGCTTCTGGATGCCAGTGAACGTGTGCAACTTCTGCACACTCAG AacaccagcctgatcaacaccaAGAAGAAGCTGGAAACAGACATTTCCCAAATCCAGGGAGAGATGGAGGACATCGTCCAGGAAGCCCGCAATGCAGAGGAGAAGGCCAAGAAGGCCATCACTGAT GCTGCCATGATGGCTGAGGAGCTGAAGAAGGAACAGGACACCAGCACCCACCTGGAGCGGATGAAGAAGAACATGGAGCAGACCGTGAAGGACCTGCAGCACCGTCTGGATGAGGCTGAACAGCTGGCGCTGAAGGGTGGGAAGAAGCAGATCCAGAAactggaggccagg GTGAGAGAGCTTGAAAGTGAGGTGGAAAGTGAACAGAAGCGCAATGTTGAGGCTGTCAAGGGTCTTCGCAAACATGAGAGAAGAGTGAAGGAACTCACTTACCAG ACTGAGGAGGACCGCAAGAATATTCTCAGGCTGCAGGACTTGGTGGACAAATTGCAAACCAAAGTCAAAGCTTACAAGAGACAAGCTGAAGAGGCT GAGGAACAATCCAATGTCAACCTTGCCAAGTTCCGCAAGCTCCAGCACGAGCTGGAGGAGGCCGAGGAACGGGCTGACATTGCTGAGTCCCAAGTCAACAAGCTGAGAGTGAAGAGTCGGGAGGTTCACACAAAAGTCATAAGTGAAGAGTAA